One window of Ziziphus jujuba cultivar Dongzao chromosome 5, ASM3175591v1 genomic DNA carries:
- the LOC125422913 gene encoding uncharacterized protein LOC125422913 — MLRERPRRGTLPPAQEVYTTDESRACFIADMHLHRGILKHCISFRNLRVVNVFLSIYQLLYGKLNFSSPVHSSFLLPLKLRFTQKKKKKTEEKKRKRTLGCASSSLGSSGVNSPTSYIWPHFYLLTRLASSGVNFAASYIWLHFCLIRSLISSGVNSGTSSIWPHFCLLTSLTSSGVNSAASYIWPHFCLLRSLALTLLHLTFGLTFVC; from the exons ATGTTGCGGGAAAGACCCAGAAGAGGCACTCTGCCTCCTGCTCAAGAG gTATACACCACTGATGAAAGTCGTGCATGCTTTATTGCAGATATGCATCTGCACAGAGGTATTCTGAAGCATTGTATATCCTTCAG aaatttgaGGGTTGTTAACGTCTTTTTAAGTATCTACCAACTTTTGTACGGGAAGTTGAATTTTTCCTCACCTGTGCATTCTTCATTCCTCCTTCCATTGAAGCTcagattcacccaaaaaaaaaaaaaaaaaacagaagaaaagaaaagaaaaagaactctGGGATGTGCTTCAAGTTCGCTTGGGTCATCTG gtgttAACTCTCCTACATCTTACATTTGGCCTCACTTTTATTTGTTAACAAGGTTGGCAAGTTcag gcgtTAACTTTGCTGCATCTTACATTTGGCTTCACTTTTGTTTGATAAGAAGTTTGATAAGTTcag gtgttaACTCTGGAACATCTTCCATTTGGCCTCACTTTTGTTTATTAACAAGTTTGACAAGTTcag gcgtTAACTCTGCTGCATCTTACATTTGGCCTCATTTTTGTTTGTTAAGAAGTTTG gcgtTAACTCTGCTGCATCTTACATTTGGCCTCACTTTTGTTTGTTAA